A single region of the Ptychodera flava strain L36383 chromosome 9, AS_Pfla_20210202, whole genome shotgun sequence genome encodes:
- the LOC139140930 gene encoding LOW QUALITY PROTEIN: isocitrate dehydrogenase [NADP] cytoplasmic-like (The sequence of the model RefSeq protein was modified relative to this genomic sequence to represent the inferred CDS: inserted 1 base in 1 codon), producing the protein MSKIQGGIVVEMKGDEMTRIIWELIKEKLIFPYVDLEVQSFDLGIEHRDATNDQVTIDAAEAIKKCNVGIKCATITPDEKRVEEFKLKKMWKSPNGTIRNILGGTVFREAIICKNIPRLVPGWEKPIVIGRHAHADQYKATDFVVPGPGQLELKFTPSNGGEPITYTVYDFKNSGGVAMGMYNTDASIKDFAHSCMAYTLDRGYPLYLSTKNTILKKYDGRFKDIFQEIYDKEYKEQFEAKNLWYEHRLIDDMVAYAMKSEGGFVWACKNYDGDVQSDSVAQGYGSLGMMTSVLICPDGKTVEAEAAHGTVTRHYRFHQQGKETSTNSIASIFAWTRGLAHRAXLDKNEALAKFCTNLEATCIETIEAGFMTKDLAACIKGLPNVTRSDYLNTFEFLDKIGENLKNKMSKL; encoded by the exons gaTCATCTGGGAACTCATAAAGGAAAAACTGATATTTCCGTATGTTGACCTTGAGGTCCAGAGTTTTGATTTGGGAATTGAACACAGAGATGCCACCAATGACCAAG TGACTATCGATGCCGCTGAAGCAATCAAAAAGTGCAATGTAGGCATAAAGTGCGCCACCATCACACCAGACGAAAAGAGAGTGGAAG aatttaaattgaaaaagaTGTGGAAGTCGCCTAACGGAACAATTCGTAACATCCTAGGGGGTACTGTCTTCAGGGAGGCAAtcatatgcaaaaatattcCCAGACTTGTACCAGGCTGGGAAAAACCAATCGTGATTGGTCGTCATGCACACGCAGACCAG TACAAAGCCACAGACTTTGTAGTTCCCGGTCCCGGGCAGCTGGAGTTGAAATTTACTCCATCCAATGGTGGTGAACCCATCACTTACACTGTCTATGATTTCAAAAACAGTGGCGGAGTAGCCATGGGCATGTATAACACAGACGCATCAATCAAAGACTTTGCCCACAGCTGTATGGCATACACTCTGGATAGAGGCTATCCCCTCTACCTCAG TACTAAGAATACAATCCTGAAGAAATATGACGGCAGATTCAAAGACATATTCCAGGAAATATATGACAA GGAATACAAAGAGCAGTTTGAAGCCAAGAATCTGTGGTACGAACACAGATTAATTGACGACATGGTTGCGTATGCCATGAAATCAGAAGGCGGCTTTGTGTGGGCGTGCAAGAACTACGACGGTGATGTTCAGTCTGATTCAGTTGCTCAGG GATATGGTTCGCTTGGTATGATGACAAGTGTGTTGATCTGTCCTGATGGCAAGACAGTGGAGGCTGAAGCAGCACACGGCACCGTTACAAGACACTATAGGTTCCATCAACAAGGGAAGGAAACATCAACAAACTCAATTG CTTCCATCTTTGCGTGGACACGGGGACTTGCTCACAGAG AACTCGACAAGAACGAAGCCCTGGCTAAATTCTGTACAAACCTTGAAGCCACTTGTATAGAGACTATTGAAGCAGGTTTCATGACTAAGGACTTGGCAGCTTGCATCAAAGGATTACCCAA TGTTACACGCTCTGACTACCTCAATACTTTTGAATTCCTGGACAAAATTGGAGAAAACTTGAAAAACAAGATGAGCAAACTCTGA